The following are from one region of the Cloacibacterium normanense genome:
- a CDS encoding PaaI family thioesterase: MTNEEKLAQLNLWNKNTLMETLEIVFTDLGDDYLVGTMPVNSRVHQPLGLLHGGANIAFAESLGSCLSNILVAHEGKAAVGTNINSNHLKSKTDGTVTGTARMIRKGQTLHFLEIEIKDENGSLLCHSTMTNMVINRKIEK; this comes from the coding sequence ATGACCAACGAAGAAAAATTAGCACAGCTCAACCTTTGGAATAAAAACACTTTAATGGAAACTTTAGAAATCGTTTTCACCGATTTAGGAGACGATTATTTGGTGGGAACTATGCCCGTAAATTCTAGAGTTCATCAGCCATTAGGTTTATTGCATGGCGGTGCTAATATTGCATTTGCAGAAAGTTTAGGCTCATGTCTTTCTAATATTTTGGTAGCTCACGAAGGAAAAGCTGCTGTAGGAACCAATATCAATTCTAATCACCTGAAAAGTAAAACCGACGGAACCGTTACTGGAACGGCTAGAATGATTAGAAAAGGACAAACCCTCCATTTTTTGGAAATAGAAATAAAAGACGAAAACGGAAGTTTACTGTGTCATTCTACGATGACGAACATGGTGATTAACCGAAAAATAGAAAAGTAA
- a CDS encoding 1-acyl-sn-glycerol-3-phosphate acyltransferase, with protein MKKIIAKFILWVWGWKIVLEGPASNLDRCILVVAPHTANDEYILGNLAYWVLDKKLKVIIKDAHTKAWYGFIVKALGGVGIDRSQRNNLVQFVVNEFKKDNFSLVITPEGTRSWVPKWRKGFYNMAIEAKVPIVIAAGDFKTKSIHLGKQISVEDIQTRSYESIMEELQEYYKKITPKYPEKWNPKIY; from the coding sequence ATTAAGAAGATTATCGCAAAGTTTATCCTTTGGGTTTGGGGTTGGAAGATTGTGTTAGAAGGTCCCGCAAGTAATTTAGACCGTTGTATTCTTGTGGTAGCTCCACACACTGCCAATGATGAATACATTTTAGGAAATCTAGCTTATTGGGTTCTTGATAAGAAACTAAAAGTTATCATAAAAGATGCTCACACAAAGGCTTGGTACGGTTTTATTGTAAAAGCATTGGGAGGAGTTGGAATCGATAGAAGCCAAAGAAATAATTTAGTTCAATTTGTAGTAAACGAATTTAAAAAAGATAATTTTTCTTTAGTCATTACACCAGAAGGAACCAGAAGTTGGGTGCCAAAATGGAGAAAAGGTTTCTATAATATGGCAATTGAAGCAAAAGTACCTATCGTTATTGCTGCTGGAGATTTTAAAACCAAAAGTATTCATTTAGGAAAACAAATTTCAGTAGAAGACATTCAGACCAGAAGCTACGAAAGCATCATGGAAGAATTACAAGAATATTACAAAAAAATCACTCCAAAATATCCAGAAAAGTGGAATCCAAAAATCTACTAA
- a CDS encoding PadR family transcriptional regulator produces the protein MNTENTKAQMRKGILEFCILSLINNKEMYVSDLIDELKKGKLDVVEGTLYPLLTRLKNGEFLAYRWEESTSGPPRKYYQITEKGKTFLAELQNTWNELTESVNQITKTS, from the coding sequence ATGAACACAGAAAATACCAAAGCGCAAATGCGAAAAGGAATTCTAGAGTTCTGTATTTTGAGCCTTATCAATAATAAAGAAATGTATGTTTCTGATTTAATAGACGAACTCAAAAAAGGAAAGCTAGATGTAGTAGAAGGAACTCTTTATCCGCTACTTACAAGATTGAAAAATGGAGAATTTCTTGCTTACAGATGGGAAGAATCTACCAGTGGACCGCCAAGAAAATACTACCAAATCACTGAAAAAGGAAAAACCTTTTTAGCAGAATTACAAAATACTTGGAATGAATTAACAGAATCTGTAAACCAAATCACCAAAACATCATAA
- a CDS encoding FAD-dependent oxidoreductase, producing MKILIVGGVAGGATAATRLRRLSEENEVIIFEKGQYVSFANCGLPYHISGTIDKRDALLLQTPESLKERYNLDVRVFTEVLSIYTDEKKISVKNLQTGEIYLEDYDKLLLSPGAEPIKPPFEGIDSDKIYTLRNIPDMDKIVAKTKNAQNFVVVGGGFIGLEVAENLIEAGKSVKLVELGNQVMAPVDFDIASFVHEKAKQKNLELLLNVGVDKFNDKGETIEVFLNDGTSLETDAVILAIGVKPETKLAVEAGLEIGETRGILVNEFMQTSNPDIYAVGDAIEVAHYINNKKVLIPLAWPANRQGRIVADNIVLGNQYKYTGSLGSSILKFFELSVASTGLNEKTLKRFGIPYKTAIVTRGHHAGYYPGAKNMVLKLIFDENGKIFGAQAVGEDGVDKRIDVIATAIKGNLTVYDLPEIEITYAPPFNSAKDPVNIAGYAAENILKGDLEMVNYDEFWDFVKENDAVILDVRTSKEFSGGAIEGAININVDDLRANLENLDRNKVYAIYCQVGLRGYLANRIMRNNGFRAVNLNGGYNLWSKVQS from the coding sequence ATGAAAATACTAATAGTAGGAGGAGTTGCAGGAGGCGCTACAGCAGCAACCAGATTAAGAAGACTCTCAGAAGAAAACGAAGTCATAATTTTTGAAAAAGGACAATATGTAAGTTTTGCGAATTGCGGTTTGCCTTATCATATCAGCGGAACGATTGACAAGAGAGACGCTCTTTTATTACAAACACCAGAATCCCTAAAAGAAAGATACAACTTAGATGTAAGGGTTTTCACAGAAGTTTTATCTATTTATACAGACGAGAAAAAAATCTCTGTCAAAAATTTACAAACAGGCGAAATTTACTTAGAAGACTATGATAAACTATTGCTTTCACCAGGTGCAGAACCTATAAAACCACCTTTTGAAGGAATTGATTCTGATAAAATTTATACGCTCAGAAATATTCCTGATATGGATAAAATCGTGGCAAAAACCAAAAATGCACAGAATTTTGTAGTTGTAGGTGGTGGTTTCATTGGTTTAGAAGTTGCCGAAAACTTGATTGAGGCTGGAAAATCTGTAAAGTTGGTAGAACTCGGCAATCAAGTAATGGCTCCCGTAGATTTTGATATTGCAAGTTTCGTTCACGAAAAAGCCAAACAGAAAAATCTCGAACTTTTATTAAATGTTGGCGTAGATAAATTTAACGATAAAGGAGAAACTATAGAAGTTTTTTTGAATGATGGAACTTCTTTAGAAACAGACGCCGTAATTTTGGCAATTGGTGTAAAACCAGAGACTAAATTGGCGGTAGAAGCTGGTTTGGAAATCGGGGAAACTCGTGGAATTTTGGTGAACGAATTTATGCAAACCTCTAATCCTGATATTTATGCAGTGGGAGACGCAATAGAAGTAGCGCATTACATCAACAATAAAAAAGTGTTGATTCCTTTAGCTTGGCCAGCGAATAGACAAGGTAGAATAGTAGCTGACAATATCGTTTTAGGAAATCAATACAAATATACAGGAAGTTTGGGTTCTTCTATTTTGAAATTTTTCGAACTTTCTGTGGCTTCCACTGGTTTGAATGAGAAGACTTTAAAAAGATTCGGAATTCCTTATAAAACTGCCATTGTAACTCGCGGTCATCACGCTGGTTATTATCCTGGAGCAAAAAATATGGTTTTGAAACTTATTTTTGACGAAAACGGGAAAATTTTCGGTGCTCAAGCTGTTGGCGAAGATGGTGTTGATAAAAGAATAGACGTTATTGCAACGGCGATTAAAGGAAATCTTACGGTTTATGATTTGCCAGAAATAGAAATTACTTATGCTCCTCCATTTAACTCGGCGAAAGACCCTGTAAACATTGCTGGTTATGCTGCAGAAAATATTTTGAAAGGAGATTTAGAAATGGTGAATTATGATGAATTTTGGGATTTTGTGAAAGAAAATGATGCGGTAATTTTAGACGTAAGAACTTCTAAAGAATTTTCAGGAGGTGCAATTGAAGGCGCAATTAATATAAATGTAGATGATTTACGAGCAAATCTTGAAAATTTAGACAGAAATAAAGTATATGCCATTTATTGCCAAGTTGGTTTGCGTGGTTATTTAGCCAATAGAATTATGAGAAATAACGGTTTCCGAGCCGTGAACTTAAACGGAGGGTATAACCTTTGGTCAAAAGTTCAATCATAG
- a CDS encoding NAD(P)-binding protein, protein MSFIKTDLTKLANLNKSKGTGSIRKSKPEYVDFFPPCNNACPAGENIQAWLSLAQEGKIEDAWRKLTEQNPMAAIHGRVCYHPCENSCNRKDLDSSVSIHAVERFLGDEALKNNWQFYPPKTLTGKKIMIVGAGPSGLSAAYHLRKLGHEVTIFEAGPVAGGMMNFGIPAYRMPRNILQAEIKRIENFGVKIVLNYKVQDILKEKENGGFDAVFVAIGAHLAKKVNIPAQEASKILDAVSFLKEADENSDNKPLLGRRVAIYGGGNTAMDAARTAKRLGADEAMIIYRRDREHMPAHEFEADEALSEGVKIHWLSTIKNMETSSITVEKMQVVDGKAVPTGEYETLEADSLILALGQEADTDFLKNIEGITFKEDGTTVEVNPSMMTGYPGIFAGGDMVPSERTVTIATGHGKKAARNIDAWLRNSTYEKPANNPLVTIEKLQIWFKTNAEAKAQQHLEIEKAVETFDEIVAGYTTEEAVYEAQRCLSCGNCFECDSCYGACPEGAISKNGKGEGYTINYDLCTGCGVCAEQCPCHALDMVLEH, encoded by the coding sequence ATGAGTTTTATTAAAACGGATTTAACCAAACTTGCAAACCTTAATAAAAGCAAGGGAACTGGTTCTATTAGAAAAAGTAAACCAGAATACGTTGATTTTTTTCCACCTTGTAATAACGCTTGTCCAGCTGGCGAAAATATTCAGGCTTGGCTTTCTCTGGCTCAAGAAGGAAAAATAGAAGATGCTTGGAGAAAATTAACCGAGCAAAATCCTATGGCTGCAATTCATGGGAGAGTTTGTTATCATCCTTGCGAAAATTCTTGCAACAGAAAAGATTTAGATTCTTCGGTGAGTATTCACGCGGTAGAAAGATTCTTAGGAGACGAAGCATTAAAAAATAATTGGCAATTTTATCCCCCAAAAACACTTACTGGTAAGAAAATTATGATTGTAGGTGCAGGTCCTTCTGGACTTTCGGCGGCATATCATCTTAGAAAATTAGGCCACGAAGTCACTATTTTCGAAGCTGGCCCAGTTGCTGGTGGAATGATGAATTTTGGGATTCCTGCGTACAGAATGCCTAGAAATATTCTTCAAGCTGAAATTAAAAGAATTGAAAATTTCGGAGTGAAAATTGTCCTCAATTATAAAGTTCAAGATATTCTCAAAGAAAAAGAAAATGGTGGTTTCGATGCGGTTTTTGTAGCTATTGGAGCGCATTTAGCCAAAAAAGTAAATATTCCTGCTCAAGAAGCGAGTAAAATTTTAGATGCCGTTTCTTTCTTGAAAGAAGCAGATGAAAATAGCGATAATAAACCACTTTTAGGAAGAAGAGTCGCCATTTATGGTGGTGGAAATACCGCAATGGATGCAGCCAGAACTGCTAAAAGATTAGGTGCAGATGAAGCAATGATTATCTACAGAAGAGACCGTGAACATATGCCTGCTCACGAATTTGAAGCAGATGAAGCTTTAAGTGAAGGCGTAAAAATCCATTGGTTGAGCACCATTAAAAATATGGAAACTTCTTCTATCACCGTAGAAAAAATGCAAGTTGTGGACGGAAAAGCCGTTCCTACTGGTGAATATGAAACTTTGGAAGCAGATTCTTTAATTCTAGCTCTCGGACAAGAAGCAGATACCGATTTCTTAAAAAATATAGAAGGAATTACCTTCAAAGAGGATGGAACAACCGTTGAGGTAAATCCTTCAATGATGACAGGTTATCCCGGAATTTTTGCAGGAGGAGATATGGTTCCAAGTGAAAGAACGGTTACCATTGCAACGGGACACGGTAAAAAAGCAGCCAGAAATATTGATGCTTGGCTCAGAAATTCTACTTACGAAAAACCAGCCAACAACCCTTTGGTTACCATCGAAAAACTACAAATTTGGTTCAAAACCAATGCAGAAGCAAAAGCTCAACAACATTTAGAAATAGAAAAAGCGGTAGAAACTTTTGACGAAATTGTAGCAGGTTATACCACCGAAGAAGCGGTTTACGAAGCACAGCGTTGTCTCTCTTGCGGAAATTGTTTCGAGTGCGATAGTTGTTACGGAGCGTGTCCCGAAGGTGCGATTTCCAAAAATGGAAAAGGAGAAGGTTACACCATCAATTACGATTTGTGTACAGGTTGTGGTGTTTGCGCAGAACAATGTCCTTGTCACGCTTTAGATATGGTTTTAGAACATTAA
- a CDS encoding PspC domain-containing protein, producing MKTYQQNENQYYTGCRAKLTRDGDNRRIAGVCSGLGRYFGIDVSLVRVAWFLLAFFGIFSAGISTFMVVFVYFLLWLLLPKTRTIHYFEERK from the coding sequence ATGAAAACTTATCAACAAAATGAAAACCAATATTACACTGGTTGCAGAGCAAAACTAACTCGCGATGGAGACAATAGAAGAATCGCTGGGGTTTGTTCAGGACTTGGAAGATATTTCGGGATAGATGTCTCTTTAGTAAGAGTTGCATGGTTCTTACTGGCATTCTTCGGAATATTTTCGGCGGGAATTTCTACGTTTATGGTCGTATTCGTCTATTTTTTACTTTGGTTACTTTTACCAAAAACGAGAACGATTCACTACTTCGAAGAAAGAAAATAG
- a CDS encoding PspC domain-containing protein, which yields MNKTLSIGLAGFSFVIEEHAYIKLSDYLTALRSSLEESEADEIMHDIEIRIVEILKDNMGKREVVNDDDIEKVIAQIGKPEVIEEQEEAYFSDKTANKKSRPSFSSAQQKQLFRDPENMKLAGVCSGLAAYFGMDVTWMRVIWFGVAFLGLFTAGISTTLIVFLYLVFWIILPKAETAADFLKMKGKPLNFDNLKEESSNIVKFANESTAKVGEMYNEAKPVVTSAGSGLLNVLRVLFGAIFAFLALGAIIFLFFFFNLFGNPDFPGVSKMNFLFDDGGMKYILSSLIVLGTLFAAVLFSLISIKLLSPKTKLRNLGYVLGGLFLAIVLLGTYFGVNMAKIDMSYKGDKEETENISINVQSTDSLIIDKKQVNIPANYTAYDDDIFSDKKMVFEEDYPNVEVVRNPNITQPYLIIKKYAEGYNKPLELNVPVEVVGNKILLPNFVSYPYQYRFRHYSVDYELVVPKDMKVAKGNEHLNVNGDLNANGIDDDDENNNNENGDIVIEKNKININGTTIEYDSENADSVIINGKKYPKKVADSILEKDIKNINSLKDLENLKDLNISIKDGDSKIEINTKNK from the coding sequence ATGAACAAAACATTATCAATAGGACTTGCTGGTTTTTCTTTCGTAATAGAAGAACACGCATACATAAAACTGAGTGACTACCTCACTGCACTGAGAAGTTCTCTAGAGGAATCAGAAGCAGACGAAATTATGCATGATATCGAAATTAGAATTGTAGAAATTCTAAAAGATAACATGGGAAAAAGAGAAGTGGTAAATGATGATGATATAGAAAAAGTAATTGCCCAAATTGGTAAACCAGAAGTAATAGAAGAACAAGAAGAAGCTTATTTTTCTGACAAAACTGCCAATAAAAAATCAAGACCTTCATTTTCTTCGGCACAGCAAAAACAATTGTTCCGTGACCCAGAAAATATGAAATTAGCAGGTGTTTGCTCTGGTCTAGCTGCCTATTTCGGGATGGATGTAACTTGGATGAGAGTGATCTGGTTTGGTGTAGCATTTTTAGGATTGTTCACCGCTGGAATCTCTACTACCCTCATCGTATTCTTATATTTAGTATTTTGGATTATCCTTCCAAAAGCAGAAACTGCAGCAGATTTTCTTAAAATGAAAGGAAAACCCTTGAATTTTGATAATTTAAAAGAAGAATCTAGCAATATCGTAAAATTTGCCAATGAATCTACTGCAAAAGTAGGCGAAATGTACAATGAAGCTAAACCTGTAGTAACTTCGGCTGGTAGTGGATTACTAAACGTTTTAAGAGTTCTTTTCGGTGCTATTTTCGCTTTCTTGGCACTTGGAGCAATCATCTTTTTATTCTTCTTTTTCAATTTATTTGGAAATCCTGATTTTCCTGGTGTAAGTAAAATGAACTTCCTTTTTGATGACGGTGGAATGAAATATATCCTTTCTTCTCTGATTGTATTAGGAACATTATTTGCTGCGGTTCTTTTCAGCTTAATCAGCATCAAATTATTATCTCCTAAAACTAAATTAAGAAACTTAGGATATGTATTAGGTGGTTTATTCTTAGCAATTGTGCTTTTAGGAACTTATTTCGGAGTAAACATGGCAAAAATAGATATGTCTTATAAAGGTGACAAAGAAGAAACCGAAAATATTTCTATCAATGTTCAGTCAACTGATAGCCTTATCATTGACAAAAAACAAGTAAACATTCCAGCGAATTATACTGCTTATGATGATGATATTTTCTCTGACAAGAAAATGGTTTTCGAAGAAGATTATCCAAACGTAGAAGTTGTAAGAAATCCTAATATTACTCAGCCTTACCTCATCATCAAAAAATATGCGGAAGGTTATAACAAACCTCTAGAACTTAATGTTCCTGTAGAAGTGGTAGGCAACAAAATTTTATTACCAAATTTCGTAAGTTATCCTTACCAATACAGATTCAGACATTACAGTGTAGATTATGAATTGGTAGTTCCTAAAGATATGAAAGTTGCAAAAGGAAACGAACATCTGAATGTAAACGGTGACCTTAATGCAAACGGAATAGATGATGACGATGAAAATAACAACAATGAGAATGGAGATATCGTTATCGAAAAAAATAAAATAAACATCAACGGAACTACGATAGAATATGACTCTGAAAATGCTGACAGTGTAATTATCAACGGAAAAAAATATCCTAAAAAAGTTGCAGACAGCATTTTAGAAAAAGACATCAAAAATATTAACAGTCTAAAAGATTTAGAAAATTTAAAAGACCTTAATATTTCAATTAAAGATGGCGATTCTAAGATAGAAATTAACACCAAAAATAAATAG
- the nifJ gene encoding pyruvate:ferredoxin (flavodoxin) oxidoreductase has translation MNKNPIIATIDGNEAAAYIAYRVNEVCAIYPITPSSTMAELADEWASKGIKNIWGNVPEIIEMQSEGGAAGTVHGSLQAGALTTTFTASQGLMLMLPNMYKIAGELTSAVFHVAARSLAAQALSIFGDHQDVMAARTTGFAMLSSASVQEAHDMALIAQATTLRARIPFIHFFDGFRTSHEVNKINLLNDDQIRAMIDDELVIAHRNRSLNPDKPFVRGTAQNPDVYFQGRETSNPYYAKIPTILKEEMKKFSEISGRNYAPVKYYGHPEAENVIVIMGSGVETVIPTSEFLNKNGEKTGVLKISLFRPFPNEDFISVLPKSVKKIAVLDRTKEPGSNGEPMYQDILVCLTEALTNGTLENMPKIIGGRYGLSSKEFTPAMVKAVYDNLKTENSKNHFTVGITDDVSFTSINVDYNFKLDDSGWNQALFFGLGADGTVGANKNSIKIIGENTELSAQGYFVYDSKKSGAKTVSHLRFGHEPIEAPYLISKADFIACHFFKFLENEDMLSFAKNGAKFLLNSPYSKDEVWDKLPYQVQQQLIEKNIRFFVIDANEVAENTGMRGRINTIMQTCFFELSGVLPEEEAIKQIKKAIEKTYIKKGQAVVDKNFLAVDQTLANLFEVKIPNAVTAEKGEERTVDENAPDFVKNITYKMMIGKGDDLPVSAIPADGTYPNGTTKWEKRNISEKVAHWNSDICIQCGNCSFVCPHSVIRSKFYHKDLLTEVPEGFQSAPINARGFPETKFTLQVYEEDCTGCKLCYEACPVIDQENEELRAINILPKNPDLKKQRKVISYFEKLPIHEKNMVNYSTVHGVQFLEPMFEFSGACAGCGETPYIKVLTQLFGDRLMVANATGCSSIFGGNLPTTPWSSNSKGKGPAWSNSLFEDNAEFGLGMRLSADKQLQMAHYYAEKLKPELGEDFINEIIHAPQKLESQIIKQRERVEILKNRLQFSENPDAKHLYSLADHLVHRAVWLIGGDGWAYDIGSGGLDHALSTGRNINVLVLDTEVYSNTGGQSSKATPTAASAKFATAGKRVGKKDLAMQAISYGNVYVATVAMGANPQQTLLAMREAEAYDGPSLILAYSHCIAHGIDMEKGLNQQKMAVASGYWPLIRFNPVLRKNNKNPFILDSIRPTIPFEEYAYNELRYRVLKQTQPQDAEHLMQLAQEIVDLRWKTYEDMASLGAENFQPTF, from the coding sequence ATGAATAAAAATCCAATCATAGCAACCATCGACGGTAACGAAGCCGCTGCTTACATTGCATACCGAGTAAACGAAGTTTGTGCCATTTATCCTATTACGCCATCTTCTACTATGGCAGAATTGGCAGACGAATGGGCGTCTAAAGGAATTAAAAATATCTGGGGAAACGTTCCCGAAATTATAGAAATGCAAAGTGAAGGCGGTGCAGCTGGTACAGTTCACGGTTCGCTTCAAGCAGGTGCTTTAACTACCACTTTCACGGCTTCACAAGGTTTAATGCTGATGCTTCCAAATATGTACAAAATTGCAGGAGAACTTACGAGTGCCGTTTTTCACGTGGCAGCACGTTCTTTGGCAGCGCAAGCTTTGTCGATTTTTGGCGATCATCAAGATGTAATGGCAGCAAGAACTACTGGTTTTGCAATGCTTTCTTCTGCAAGTGTTCAAGAAGCACACGATATGGCGCTCATTGCACAAGCTACCACTTTGAGAGCGAGAATTCCTTTTATTCATTTCTTTGACGGTTTCAGAACTTCTCACGAAGTGAATAAAATTAATCTTTTAAATGATGACCAAATTCGTGCAATGATAGATGATGAATTGGTGATTGCACACAGAAATAGAAGTTTAAATCCTGATAAACCTTTCGTAAGAGGAACGGCTCAGAATCCTGATGTTTATTTCCAAGGAAGAGAAACTTCTAATCCTTATTATGCTAAAATTCCTACCATTTTAAAGGAAGAAATGAAGAAATTTTCTGAAATTTCAGGTAGAAATTATGCTCCTGTAAAGTATTACGGGCATCCAGAAGCAGAAAATGTTATCGTAATTATGGGTTCTGGAGTAGAAACCGTGATTCCAACTTCTGAATTTTTGAATAAAAATGGAGAAAAAACAGGTGTTCTGAAAATCTCGTTGTTTAGACCATTCCCAAATGAAGATTTCATTTCGGTTTTACCAAAATCTGTGAAAAAAATCGCTGTTTTAGACAGGACCAAAGAACCAGGAAGCAACGGTGAACCAATGTATCAAGATATTCTGGTTTGCCTTACAGAAGCGCTTACCAATGGAACTTTAGAAAATATGCCAAAAATTATTGGCGGTAGATACGGACTTTCGTCTAAAGAATTTACTCCAGCAATGGTAAAAGCAGTTTATGATAATTTAAAAACCGAAAATTCTAAAAACCATTTTACGGTAGGGATTACAGATGATGTAAGTTTTACTAGTATTAATGTAGATTATAACTTTAAATTAGATGATTCTGGATGGAACCAAGCTCTATTTTTCGGTTTGGGAGCAGATGGAACTGTAGGTGCAAATAAAAACTCTATTAAGATTATTGGCGAAAATACAGAACTTTCAGCGCAAGGATATTTCGTTTATGATTCTAAAAAATCTGGAGCGAAAACCGTTTCTCACCTTCGTTTTGGGCACGAGCCGATTGAAGCACCTTATTTGATTTCAAAAGCAGATTTCATCGCTTGTCATTTTTTCAAATTTTTAGAAAATGAAGATATGCTCAGTTTTGCTAAAAATGGAGCGAAATTTTTATTGAATTCACCTTATTCTAAAGACGAAGTTTGGGATAAATTGCCTTACCAAGTTCAGCAACAATTGATTGAAAAAAATATTAGATTTTTCGTGATAGATGCCAATGAAGTTGCCGAAAATACAGGAATGCGAGGCAGAATTAATACCATTATGCAGACTTGTTTCTTTGAACTTTCAGGGGTTTTGCCAGAAGAAGAAGCCATTAAACAAATCAAAAAAGCAATTGAAAAAACGTATATCAAAAAAGGGCAAGCTGTAGTAGATAAAAATTTCTTAGCTGTTGATCAAACGTTAGCGAATTTGTTTGAAGTTAAAATTCCAAATGCAGTAACTGCCGAAAAAGGAGAGGAGCGAACTGTTGACGAAAATGCGCCAGATTTTGTGAAAAATATCACTTACAAAATGATGATTGGCAAAGGTGATGATTTACCTGTAAGTGCTATTCCTGCTGATGGAACGTATCCAAACGGAACTACAAAATGGGAAAAACGTAATATTTCTGAAAAAGTAGCCCATTGGAATTCAGACATCTGTATTCAGTGTGGTAATTGTAGTTTTGTTTGTCCTCATTCTGTGATTCGTTCTAAATTTTATCACAAAGATTTATTGACTGAAGTTCCAGAAGGTTTCCAATCTGCACCTATTAATGCAAGAGGTTTCCCAGAAACCAAGTTCACGCTTCAGGTGTACGAAGAAGATTGTACTGGTTGTAAATTATGCTACGAAGCATGTCCAGTAATTGATCAGGAAAACGAAGAATTACGCGCAATTAATATTTTACCAAAAAATCCAGATCTTAAAAAACAAAGAAAAGTAATTTCTTATTTCGAGAAATTGCCAATTCACGAGAAAAATATGGTAAATTATTCCACAGTTCACGGTGTACAATTCTTAGAGCCAATGTTCGAGTTTTCTGGAGCTTGCGCTGGTTGTGGAGAAACACCTTATATTAAAGTTCTCACTCAACTTTTCGGTGATAGATTAATGGTTGCTAATGCAACTGGTTGTTCCTCAATTTTTGGAGGAAATTTACCAACTACACCTTGGAGTTCTAATTCTAAAGGAAAAGGACCAGCTTGGAGCAATTCTCTCTTCGAAGATAATGCCGAATTTGGTCTGGGAATGAGACTTTCTGCGGATAAGCAATTGCAAATGGCTCATTATTACGCCGAAAAATTGAAACCAGAGTTGGGCGAAGATTTCATCAATGAAATTATCCATGCACCTCAAAAATTAGAAAGTCAAATCATCAAACAAAGAGAAAGAGTAGAAATTCTAAAAAATAGATTGCAATTTTCTGAAAATCCAGATGCGAAACATCTTTATTCTCTTGCAGATCATTTGGTTCATCGTGCTGTTTGGCTGATTGGTGGTGATGGTTGGGCTTATGATATCGGAAGTGGAGGTTTAGATCATGCACTTTCTACAGGTAGAAATATCAATGTTTTGGTTTTAGATACTGAGGTTTATAGTAATACGGGTGGACAAAGTTCTAAAGCGACACCAACTGCTGCTTCTGCGAAATTTGCAACTGCAGGAAAACGTGTGGGCAAAAAAGATTTGGCGATGCAAGCTATTTCTTATGGAAATGTTTACGTAGCAACTGTTGCGATGGGAGCAAATCCTCAACAAACATTATTGGCAATGCGTGAAGCGGAAGCTTATGACGGGCCTTCATTAATTCTAGCGTACAGTCATTGTATTGCACACGGAATTGATATGGAAAAAGGTTTGAATCAACAAAAAATGGCTGTAGCAAGTGGTTATTGGCCATTGATTAGATTCAATCCTGTGTTGAGAAAAAATAATAAAAATCCGTTTATCTTAGATTCTATTCGTCCTACAATTCCGTTTGAAGAATATGCGTACAACGAATTGCGTTACCGAGTTCTAAAACAAACGCAACCGCAAGATGCAGAACATTTGATGCAATTAGCACAAGAAATTGTGGATTTAAGATGGAAAACATACGAAGATATGGCTTCACTTGGAGCTGAAAACTTCCAACCGACTTTTTAA